Proteins found in one Hirundo rustica isolate bHirRus1 chromosome Z, bHirRus1.pri.v3, whole genome shotgun sequence genomic segment:
- the TMEM267 gene encoding transmembrane protein 267: protein MVFVMASETEKAHALLQTFSTASVISSLGLGIFCFVADRLLQFSFIQQNDWLRALSDNAVHGILGMWSWAIVIGLRKKSDFTEVTLAGFLASVIDVDHFFLAGSLSLKAALTLPRRPLLHCSTVIPVVALTLKFIMQLFRLKDSWCFLPWMLFISWTSHHVRDGIRHGLWICPFGKTPPLPYWLYVAITASLPHLCSFVMYLTGTRELMSIKHGIRIDV, encoded by the exons ATGGTTTTTGTCATGGCATCTGAGACTGAAAAGGCCCACGCTCTTCTCCAGACTTTCAGCACAGCGTCGGTTATTTCCAGTCTAGGTTTGGGGATATTCTGCTTTGTAGCAGACAGACTTCTGCAGTTTTCCTTCATTCAGCAAAATGACTGGCTCCGAGCCTTGTCTGATAATGCAGTGCATGGTATACTGGGGATGTGGTCCTGGGCAATAGTGATTGGACTCAGGAAGAAAAGTGACTTCACTGAGGTCACCCTGGCTGGCTTCCTCGCCTCTGTCATTGATGTGGACCACTTCTTTCTTGCTGGATCTCTGTCATTAAAG gctgcTCTGACTCTTCCACGGAGACCACTTCTTCACTGTTCTACTGTGATTCCTGTGGTGGCTCTGACATTAAAGTTTATCATGCAGCTTTTCAGGCTTAAGGATTCATGGTGCTTTCTTCCCTGGATGTTGTTCATATCCTGGACTTCCCATCATGTCCGTGACGGGATTCGTCATGGCCTCTGGATCTGCCCATTTGGAAAAACTCCTCCCTTGCCATACTGGCTGTATGTGGCAATTACAGCATCTTTACCTCATCTATGTTCATTTGTTATGTATTTAACAGGCACTAGAGAATTAATGTCTATAAAACATGGAATCCGCATTGATGTATAG